Within the Pseudomonadota bacterium genome, the region CCAGCTTTCTATTACTACAGATAACAAACCGGGACGTTTGAATCAGATTTGTGATATCCTGGAAAGAGAGCAGATTAATATCAAGGGCGTCATGGCTTGTTCTGAATTAAATCCACCCAGGGTAAAGGTTATCGTTGATAGCCCTGAGCGAGCTAAGAATGTTCTACAGTCCAATGGCTTTGATGTGGCTACCAGTGAAGTGATAGCTGTCGGGACCCCCGATCATCCAGGTGGTCTTAACGTGGTTCTACGGGCTTTAAAAGAAGGCAAAATAAATGTTGCGACCCTCTATCCATTTATCACGGTGAAAGGTGATGATGCCATCCTGATTATTGAAGTTGATGATATCCTGGCAGCCAAGGAAGTCCTGCGCAGTCAGTGGATTAAAACCTTCAGCACCGATATTTACCAGACCTGATTTTTATCAGTGCCGTCATCGTCTTCCGGCCAATAAAAAGTTGAGTAATATAGCGGAAAACTCTCAAT harbors:
- a CDS encoding acetolactate synthase produces the protein QLSITTDNKPGRLNQICDILEREQINIKGVMACSELNPPRVKVIVDSPERAKNVLQSNGFDVATSEVIAVGTPDHPGGLNVVLRALKEGKINVATLYPFITVKGDDAILIIEVDDILAAKEVLRSQWIKTFSTDIYQT